In a genomic window of Gigantopelta aegis isolate Gae_Host chromosome 9, Gae_host_genome, whole genome shotgun sequence:
- the LOC121381301 gene encoding SAP30-binding protein-like isoform X1: MDRTDSSAAMSALRSDYGDSDEETSLTVDNISDEENAVVSVKHQPPSVQSFQDDSSNHSSASGVNAAKETKNTKVAKRVTKLVSYGPDDQDEDHVETDEDEDEENKDVEQHVGALDAQDASALSRSVRNKSLDEIEIPPEPPGKCSPAVQEKILKNYEKMKKGNLNLNISIQRRKDFRNPSIYEKLIEYCQIDEKGTNFPPDIFDPHMWTKESFYDELDKAQKKEMEKREKERKERTKIEFVTGTKKLSSDTSGAPEEKRRKSKWDALPNPSTINLTTSATGTKATVIPAVGNIIKKPSYTQK; encoded by the exons ATGGACAGGACAGACAGTTCTGCAGCAATGTCTGCACTTAGGTCAGACTACGGAGACTCTGATGAAGAAACATCACTGACTGTCGATAACATCTCTGATGAGGAAAATGCTGTCGTGTCAGTTAAACATCAACCCCCATCTGTCCAGTCTTTTCAAGACGACAGCTCCAACCATTCGAGTGCCTCTGGAGTGAATGCTGCCAAGGAGACTAAAAACACTAAAGTTGCAAAACGAG TGACAAAACTGGTGTCCTATGGACCAGATGACCAGGATGAAGATCATGTGGAAACAGATGAAGACGAAGATGAGGAAAATAAAGATGTAGAAcag caTGTTGGTGCACTGGATGCACAAGATGCTT cTGCCTTGTCTAGAAGTGTGAGGAACAAATCACTAGATGAGATAGAAATCCCACCGGAGCCACCAGGAAAATGTTCTCCAGCAGTCCAG gaaaagattttgaaaaattatgaaaaaatgaagaaagggaatttgaatttgaatatcTCAATACAAAGACGAAAAGATTTTCGGAATCCCAG tatttatgAGAAGTTAATTGAGTATTGTCAGATTGATGAAAAAGGAACAAATTTTCCACCA GATATTTTTGACCCGCATATGTGGACTAAAGAATCATTTTATGATGAATTAG ATAAAGCACAGAagaaagaaatggagaaaagaGAAAAGGAACGGAAAGAGAGGACAAag attgaATTTGTTACCGGGACAAAAAAATTGTCCAGTGACACATCTGGTGCTCCAG AAGAGAAGAGACGAAAATCCAAATGGGATGCCTTGCCCAACCCATCCACTATTAACTTGACAACATCTGCCACTGGGACCAAAGCAACTGTTATACCAGCAGTTGGTAACATCATAAAGAAACCCAGCTACACACAGAAATGA
- the LOC121381301 gene encoding SAP30-binding protein-like isoform X2, which produces MDRTDSSAAMSALRSDYGDSDEETSLTVDNISDEENAVVSVKHQPPSVQSFQDDSSNHSSASGVNAAKETKNTKVAKRVTKLVSYGPDDQDEDHVETDEDEDEENKDVEQHVGALDAQDASALSRSVRNKSLDEIEIPPEPPGKCSPAVQEKILKNYEKMKKGNLNLNISIQRRKDFRNPSIYEKLIEYCQIDEKGTNFPPDIFDPHMWTKESFYDELDKAQKKEMEKREKERKERTKKRRDENPNGMPCPTHPLLT; this is translated from the exons ATGGACAGGACAGACAGTTCTGCAGCAATGTCTGCACTTAGGTCAGACTACGGAGACTCTGATGAAGAAACATCACTGACTGTCGATAACATCTCTGATGAGGAAAATGCTGTCGTGTCAGTTAAACATCAACCCCCATCTGTCCAGTCTTTTCAAGACGACAGCTCCAACCATTCGAGTGCCTCTGGAGTGAATGCTGCCAAGGAGACTAAAAACACTAAAGTTGCAAAACGAG TGACAAAACTGGTGTCCTATGGACCAGATGACCAGGATGAAGATCATGTGGAAACAGATGAAGACGAAGATGAGGAAAATAAAGATGTAGAAcag caTGTTGGTGCACTGGATGCACAAGATGCTT cTGCCTTGTCTAGAAGTGTGAGGAACAAATCACTAGATGAGATAGAAATCCCACCGGAGCCACCAGGAAAATGTTCTCCAGCAGTCCAG gaaaagattttgaaaaattatgaaaaaatgaagaaagggaatttgaatttgaatatcTCAATACAAAGACGAAAAGATTTTCGGAATCCCAG tatttatgAGAAGTTAATTGAGTATTGTCAGATTGATGAAAAAGGAACAAATTTTCCACCA GATATTTTTGACCCGCATATGTGGACTAAAGAATCATTTTATGATGAATTAG ATAAAGCACAGAagaaagaaatggagaaaagaGAAAAGGAACGGAAAGAGAGGACAAag AAGAGAAGAGACGAAAATCCAAATGGGATGCCTTGCCCAACCCATCCACTATTAACTTGA